The following coding sequences lie in one Steroidobacter denitrificans genomic window:
- a CDS encoding 2-oxo acid dehydrogenase subunit E2, whose product MAQDITVPDLGDFKDVEVIDVLITPGDVIEVDTPLITIETEKATMDVPSTVAGTITAVALKKGDRVSKGSLIAQFEAGVPAASTERIQEASQTVSQTVSQAASPAAAQPASAESPSALQPPAAVFGDAGAPTATSPAAASRSPVGADVVPDDKDGKGEAPVSLTAASSFVMGEAGFARAYASPSVRRFARELGVDLTQIEGSGLKGRITPDDVKAWVKRTLASGVSSAGGGALPKIPEIDFAKFGPIESQPLGRIQKISGPHLQASWLNIPHVWQMDEADITAMDAARIESRQKALDAGIKLTPLAFILRACVQALQEFPFVNSSLDASGANLVLKKYMHLGFAADTPQGLLVPVIRDADKKDIYELARELGTLSQKAREGKLSAADMQGASFTVSSLGGIGGTSFTPIINAPEVAILGVARASMKPVWQEGQFVPRLILPFTLAYDHRVIDGAAGARFTSFLARKLADVNGLLEAVP is encoded by the coding sequence ATGGCGCAAGACATAACCGTTCCTGATTTGGGCGACTTCAAGGACGTCGAAGTCATCGACGTGCTGATCACGCCGGGCGATGTCATTGAAGTCGATACGCCGCTGATCACCATCGAAACCGAAAAGGCGACGATGGATGTGCCCTCGACGGTGGCCGGTACGATCACCGCGGTGGCATTGAAAAAAGGCGATCGGGTATCCAAGGGCAGCTTGATTGCGCAGTTCGAAGCCGGCGTGCCTGCGGCTTCGACCGAGCGGATCCAGGAAGCCTCCCAGACGGTATCCCAGACGGTATCCCAGGCGGCTTCGCCGGCAGCAGCTCAACCGGCCTCGGCCGAGTCGCCCTCGGCGCTCCAGCCGCCGGCAGCGGTCTTCGGCGATGCAGGCGCCCCGACGGCAACTTCGCCGGCGGCTGCAAGCCGCTCGCCTGTCGGGGCGGATGTCGTGCCGGATGACAAGGACGGGAAGGGCGAGGCGCCGGTGTCTTTAACCGCCGCATCCTCGTTCGTCATGGGCGAAGCCGGTTTCGCGCGTGCCTATGCCAGTCCCTCGGTGCGCCGCTTTGCGCGCGAACTCGGCGTCGATCTGACGCAGATCGAAGGCTCCGGCCTGAAAGGCCGCATCACGCCTGACGACGTCAAGGCTTGGGTGAAGCGCACCCTGGCCTCGGGCGTCTCTTCGGCCGGTGGTGGTGCGCTGCCCAAGATCCCCGAGATCGATTTTGCCAAGTTCGGTCCGATCGAGAGTCAGCCGCTCGGCCGTATCCAGAAGATTTCCGGACCGCACCTGCAGGCAAGCTGGCTCAATATTCCTCATGTCTGGCAGATGGACGAGGCAGACATCACCGCGATGGATGCGGCGCGCATCGAATCGAGGCAGAAGGCGCTCGATGCCGGCATCAAACTCACGCCGCTCGCCTTCATTCTGCGTGCCTGTGTGCAGGCGCTGCAGGAGTTTCCGTTCGTCAACAGCTCGCTGGATGCCTCGGGCGCCAATCTTGTGCTCAAGAAGTACATGCATCTGGGCTTTGCCGCGGACACACCCCAAGGGCTGCTGGTGCCGGTGATCCGCGATGCGGACAAGAAGGATATCTACGAACTGGCACGCGAGCTTGGCACGTTGTCGCAGAAGGCCCGCGAGGGCAAGCTGTCGGCCGCCGACATGCAGGGTGCGAGTTTCACGGTGTCCAGTCTCGGCGGCATCGGCGGTACCTCCTTCACGCCCATCATCAATGCGCCGGAAGTTGCGATCCTGGGCGTGGCGCGCGCCAGCATGAAACCTGTCTGGCAGGAGGGGCAGTTCGTGCCGCGCCTGATTCTGCCGTTTACATTGGCCTACGATCATCGCGTCATCGATGGCGCGGCCGGTGCGCGTTTCACCAGTTTTCTGGCGCGCAAGCTCGCCGATGTGAATGGCCTGCTGGAAGCGGTTCCCTAG
- the aceE gene encoding pyruvate dehydrogenase (acetyl-transferring), homodimeric type, protein MSEASRFDDLDPEETREWLESMDSVLRSHGAERAHFLLERLIDFTRRSGTYLPFKPNTAYVNTISAGHEEEYPGDRSIERRIEAYLRWNAMAMVVQVNRQSSEYGGHIASYASAATLYEVGFNHFWRAPSEQHPGDLVYFQGHASPGIYARAFLEGRLSEEHLKHFREEVLSPEHGLSSYPHPWLMPDFWQFPTVSMGLGPMMAIYQARFQRYMENRGLAPAGDRKIWAFLGDGEMDEPESMGAITMPVREKLDNLVFVINCNLQRLDGPVRGNGKIIQELEAAFLGAGWNVIKIIWGSRWDPLFAKDTKGLLQRVMEECVDGEYQNYKAKGGAYTREHFFGKHPELKAMVANMTDSDIWRLNRGGHDYKKVYNAYRAAVNHKGQPTVILAKTVKGFLMGRWGESQNITHQQKKLDDEALKEFRNRIFIEISDEEIKHAPFKKPAPDSEEMKYLQERRQMLGGYLPQRRSKAPPLKVPGLDAFASLLESSGEREFSTTMALVRIMQALLKDKNMGPYVVPIVADEARTFGMEGLFRQIGIYSSVGQLYTPQDADQLMFYKEDKKGQILQEGINEAGALCSFIAAGTAYATDGVNMVPFYIYYSMFGFQRVGDFIWAAGDSQARGFLVGATAGRTTLAGEGLQHQDGHSHLVSTTIPNCISYDPTFAYELAVIVQDGLRRMYAEQEDVFYYITCMNENYSHPAMPEGAAPGILKGMYLLQPGGPGKVRVNLLGSGTILREVLEAARILERDYGVPADVFSVPSYSELRREALDVERRNILSVHAAVQQPYVRRCLGDRTGPFIAASDYMKIVPDQIRQWVPGRYIVLGTDGYGRSDSRAQLRRHFEVDHQHIVVAALRALADEGKLDMATVKSCMMKFHIDPDSPNPVTQ, encoded by the coding sequence ATGTCTGAAGCTTCCCGATTCGACGATCTCGATCCCGAGGAAACTCGCGAATGGCTGGAATCGATGGATTCGGTTCTGAGGAGCCATGGCGCGGAGCGGGCACATTTTCTGCTCGAGCGGCTGATCGATTTTACACGCCGCTCCGGCACCTACCTGCCGTTCAAGCCCAATACGGCCTACGTCAATACCATTTCTGCAGGCCATGAAGAGGAATACCCGGGCGATCGCTCGATCGAGCGGCGTATCGAGGCATATCTGCGCTGGAACGCGATGGCGATGGTCGTGCAAGTCAATCGGCAAAGTTCCGAGTATGGCGGGCATATTGCCAGTTACGCGTCCGCCGCGACTTTGTACGAAGTCGGTTTCAATCATTTCTGGCGCGCACCCTCCGAGCAGCATCCCGGCGACCTGGTCTACTTCCAGGGACACGCATCCCCCGGCATTTATGCGCGGGCATTCCTGGAGGGCCGGCTGTCCGAGGAGCACCTGAAACACTTTCGCGAGGAGGTTCTCAGCCCCGAGCATGGTCTGAGTTCCTATCCCCATCCGTGGCTGATGCCGGATTTCTGGCAATTTCCGACCGTGTCCATGGGGTTGGGTCCGATGATGGCGATCTATCAGGCGCGTTTTCAGCGCTACATGGAGAACCGTGGTCTGGCGCCTGCCGGCGATCGCAAGATCTGGGCATTTCTGGGCGATGGCGAAATGGACGAGCCCGAGTCGATGGGCGCGATCACCATGCCGGTGCGCGAGAAGCTCGACAATCTGGTGTTCGTCATCAATTGCAACCTGCAGCGCCTGGACGGACCCGTGCGTGGCAACGGCAAGATCATCCAGGAGTTGGAAGCAGCTTTTTTGGGTGCCGGTTGGAATGTCATCAAGATTATCTGGGGATCTCGCTGGGATCCTTTGTTCGCCAAGGACACGAAGGGTCTGCTGCAGCGCGTAATGGAAGAGTGCGTGGACGGCGAATACCAGAACTACAAGGCCAAGGGCGGCGCTTACACACGCGAGCATTTTTTCGGCAAGCATCCCGAACTGAAGGCCATGGTCGCAAACATGACCGACAGCGATATCTGGCGTCTGAATCGCGGCGGTCATGACTACAAGAAGGTCTACAACGCCTATCGGGCTGCCGTGAATCACAAGGGACAGCCGACCGTGATTCTGGCCAAGACCGTCAAGGGTTTCCTGATGGGGCGCTGGGGCGAGAGCCAGAATATTACTCATCAGCAGAAGAAGCTCGACGACGAGGCGCTGAAGGAGTTTCGCAATCGTATCTTCATCGAAATCTCGGACGAGGAGATCAAGCACGCGCCCTTCAAGAAGCCGGCTCCCGACAGTGAGGAGATGAAGTATCTGCAGGAGCGCCGCCAGATGCTCGGCGGCTATCTGCCGCAGCGGCGCAGCAAGGCGCCGCCGCTGAAGGTGCCGGGGCTGGATGCCTTCGCCTCGCTGCTGGAGAGCTCCGGCGAGCGCGAGTTTTCGACCACGATGGCACTGGTGCGCATCATGCAGGCGCTCCTCAAGGATAAGAACATGGGACCGTATGTGGTGCCCATCGTCGCCGACGAGGCGCGCACCTTCGGCATGGAAGGGCTGTTCCGGCAGATCGGTATCTATTCATCGGTGGGGCAGCTATATACGCCGCAGGATGCCGATCAGCTCATGTTCTACAAGGAAGACAAAAAGGGACAGATTCTGCAGGAAGGCATCAACGAGGCCGGTGCACTGTGCTCGTTCATCGCGGCGGGGACGGCGTATGCCACCGACGGCGTCAATATGGTGCCGTTCTACATTTATTATTCGATGTTCGGTTTCCAGCGAGTGGGCGACTTCATCTGGGCTGCGGGCGATAGCCAGGCGCGCGGCTTTCTGGTCGGCGCCACGGCCGGCCGTACCACGCTCGCCGGTGAAGGACTGCAGCATCAGGACGGGCATAGCCACCTGGTTTCCACGACCATACCCAATTGCATCTCGTACGATCCGACCTTCGCGTATGAGTTGGCGGTCATCGTGCAGGACGGACTGCGGCGCATGTATGCCGAGCAGGAGGATGTGTTTTATTACATCACCTGCATGAATGAAAACTACAGCCATCCCGCCATGCCCGAAGGCGCCGCACCGGGCATCCTCAAAGGCATGTATTTGCTGCAGCCGGGCGGACCCGGCAAGGTACGCGTGAATCTGCTGGGTTCGGGCACGATCCTGCGTGAGGTGCTGGAGGCAGCACGTATTCTCGAGAGGGACTATGGCGTGCCTGCGGATGTTTTCAGCGTGCCGAGCTATTCGGAGCTGCGCCGTGAAGCACTCGATGTCGAGCGGCGCAATATATTGAGCGTACACGCCGCCGTGCAGCAGCCCTATGTACGCCGGTGCCTGGGGGATCGTACCGGTCCCTTCATCGCCGCCAGCGATTACATGAAGATCGTGCCGGACCAGATCCGGCAGTGGGTTCCAGGACGTTACATCGTGCTGGGTACGGATGGCTACGGCCGCTCGGATTCGCGCGCGCAACTTCGCCGGCATTTCGAGGTCGATCATCAGCACATCGTGGTCGCCGCGCTGCGGGCGCTCGCGGACGAAGGCAAGCTCGACATGGCGACCGTCAAGAGTTGCATGATGAAGTTTCATATCGATCCCGACAGTCCCAATCCAGTGACCCAGTAA
- a CDS encoding M17 family metallopeptidase translates to MELLPAQRNIRILQERAEFTDNMLRTHDAAIMVCEHEHAEILLEKLPLGSTWRQLYRQAKAAGPVGVLVTSLTIANTPSTRGSARAAGSARANGRAPGQARVLPLVLAFAKADLSAFERLNLAARAWKALAAPSGARIVLSAHGLAPASAAGMLEALLAAALAGSAPMPTCKSQPRDKNTPSRFILAGATAEKVDTARCNAIDRGNHLARWLTMLPPNVLDSANYPRILRRLARQHGWQCSFLDETALRRLGAGAFLAVSRANRHRRAGIVRLHYRGTGRRAAAAETLRSLALVGKGICFDTGGINLKTHKGMYRMHEDMQGSAVAVGTLLALSELKVPYDIDCWLAITENEIGAHAFRPQEVVQAANGTSIQIVHSDAEGRMVLADTLALAAGARRISRTGMPAARRPDLLIDFATLTGACIGALTERYSGIFTNRADWNGVLERHGRDCGERVWPFPMDEDFDSELESPIADILQCAMDGKGDHILAARFLNRFVPAEIPWIHLDLAAANRTGGLGHIPTDCTGFGVRYVTTLLLERSLWPPHGTARRPRTRRAPATTSNTRIGAST, encoded by the coding sequence GTGGAACTGCTTCCCGCACAGCGCAACATTCGTATCCTGCAGGAACGTGCGGAATTCACGGACAATATGCTGCGGACACATGATGCAGCCATCATGGTCTGTGAACATGAGCACGCAGAAATACTACTCGAGAAGCTGCCTCTGGGTTCCACCTGGCGCCAGTTGTACCGGCAGGCCAAGGCTGCCGGCCCGGTCGGCGTACTGGTCACATCGCTGACAATCGCGAACACGCCATCCACGCGCGGCAGCGCGCGCGCGGCCGGTAGCGCTCGGGCCAACGGCCGAGCACCTGGACAGGCACGCGTGCTGCCGCTGGTGCTGGCGTTCGCGAAGGCCGATTTGTCCGCCTTCGAGCGGCTGAACCTGGCCGCCCGGGCCTGGAAGGCACTGGCCGCTCCATCCGGCGCTCGCATCGTGCTGAGTGCCCACGGACTGGCGCCGGCATCCGCCGCCGGAATGCTCGAAGCCCTGCTGGCCGCTGCACTGGCCGGTTCCGCCCCCATGCCGACATGCAAATCCCAACCTCGAGACAAAAACACTCCATCACGATTCATACTGGCCGGCGCCACGGCCGAGAAGGTGGATACGGCACGCTGCAATGCGATCGACCGCGGCAATCATCTGGCGCGCTGGCTCACGATGCTGCCGCCGAATGTGCTGGATTCCGCCAACTACCCACGTATTTTGCGCCGGTTGGCGCGACAGCACGGCTGGCAGTGTTCCTTCCTGGACGAAACCGCACTCAGGCGTTTGGGCGCCGGCGCCTTCCTGGCCGTCAGCCGGGCGAATCGGCATCGTCGTGCAGGTATCGTACGCTTGCACTACCGCGGCACCGGCAGGCGCGCCGCAGCTGCCGAAACGCTGCGATCCCTGGCGCTGGTCGGCAAGGGCATCTGCTTCGACACCGGCGGCATCAATCTCAAGACCCATAAAGGCATGTATCGCATGCACGAGGACATGCAGGGCAGCGCCGTCGCCGTCGGCACCTTGCTCGCACTCAGTGAACTGAAAGTTCCCTACGACATCGACTGCTGGCTGGCAATCACCGAGAATGAGATCGGTGCACATGCCTTCAGACCGCAAGAGGTCGTACAGGCGGCCAATGGCACCAGCATCCAGATCGTGCACAGCGATGCCGAAGGGCGCATGGTGCTGGCCGATACGCTGGCGCTGGCCGCCGGCGCCCGGCGTATATCGCGTACCGGCATGCCGGCTGCAAGGCGACCCGATCTGCTCATCGATTTTGCCACGCTGACCGGAGCCTGCATCGGCGCGCTGACCGAGCGCTACAGCGGTATTTTTACGAATCGTGCCGACTGGAACGGCGTGCTGGAACGGCATGGGCGCGATTGCGGCGAACGCGTCTGGCCGTTTCCAATGGACGAGGATTTCGACAGCGAACTGGAATCCCCGATTGCCGACATACTGCAATGCGCAATGGACGGCAAGGGCGATCACATCCTGGCAGCCCGCTTCCTGAACCGCTTCGTACCGGCCGAAATCCCCTGGATCCACCTGGATCTCGCGGCTGCCAATCGTACCGGCGGATTGGGGCATATACCGACGGACTGCACGGGTTTCGGGGTACGCTACGTCACCACGCTGCTGCTGGAACGGAGTCTATGGCCGCCGCACGGTACAGCGCGCCGCCCGCGCACCCGCCGTGCGCCAGCCACAACGAGCAACACACGGATCGGGGCGAGCACATGA
- the pyrC gene encoding dihydroorotase: MTTLRILRPDDWHLHVRDGAHLTSIVPFTAKRFARAVIMPNLKPPVTHVDMARAYRERILAAVPANLTFEPLMTLYLTNTTSAADLRAARDSGFVIGAKLYPAGATTHSDAGVSAIERIYPALEAMQEYDLVLQVHGEATDAAVDVFDREKVFIERVLAPLAERFPALRIVFEHITTREAVQFVHSARTGVAATLTPQHLLLNRNALFQGGIRPHHYCLPVLKREADRRALIDAATSEDARFFLGTDSAPHARHTKENACGCAGVFSAHAAIELYAEAFEEAGCLERLQAFAAERGADFYGLPRNTSFITLERATWMPPPAYRFDQDELVPFRAGESIRWRLVEES; the protein is encoded by the coding sequence ATGACGACGTTGAGAATTCTACGGCCGGACGACTGGCACCTGCACGTGCGCGACGGTGCTCATCTGACCAGTATCGTGCCGTTCACCGCCAAACGGTTTGCGCGCGCCGTGATCATGCCGAATCTGAAGCCACCGGTGACCCATGTAGACATGGCTCGCGCCTACCGAGAGCGCATCCTCGCGGCCGTCCCCGCAAACCTGACGTTCGAACCTCTGATGACTCTCTATTTGACGAACACTACTTCCGCCGCCGACCTGCGGGCAGCGCGAGACAGCGGTTTCGTCATCGGCGCCAAACTATATCCGGCGGGCGCCACGACCCATTCGGATGCCGGCGTCAGTGCGATCGAACGCATTTATCCGGCGCTCGAAGCCATGCAGGAATACGATCTGGTGCTGCAGGTGCACGGTGAAGCGACCGATGCCGCAGTCGATGTGTTCGATCGGGAAAAAGTATTTATCGAGCGCGTGCTGGCGCCGCTGGCGGAGCGCTTCCCGGCGTTGCGCATCGTGTTCGAACACATCACTACACGCGAGGCCGTGCAATTCGTGCACTCGGCACGCACGGGCGTAGCCGCGACGCTCACGCCGCAGCATCTGCTGCTGAACCGCAATGCACTATTCCAGGGCGGCATTCGTCCGCATCACTACTGCCTGCCGGTGCTCAAGCGCGAAGCCGACCGCCGCGCCCTGATCGACGCGGCAACCAGCGAGGATGCGCGCTTTTTTCTGGGTACCGACAGCGCACCGCATGCCCGGCACACCAAGGAAAACGCCTGCGGCTGCGCGGGCGTCTTCTCGGCACACGCCGCTATCGAACTCTATGCGGAGGCCTTCGAGGAGGCCGGCTGCCTGGAACGCCTGCAGGCATTCGCCGCGGAGCGAGGCGCCGATTTCTATGGTCTGCCGCGCAATACCTCCTTCATCACGCTCGAACGAGCTACATGGATGCCGCCGCCCGCATATCGCTTCGACCAGGACGAACTCGTGCCATTTCGCGCCGGCGAATCGATCCGCTGGCGCCTCGTCGAGGAATCATGA
- the rnt gene encoding ribonuclease T, with the protein MILKDLSPTPPFVHGKMPMAHRFRGFLPVVIDVECGGFNPNTDALLEIGAVLVEIQADGTLLPGEGWRYHVKPFEGANIEAASLAVNGIDPYHPLRPALSEKEALTRMFQEVRKAMKGNDCTRAVLVGHNAMFDLNFLNAAVARTDIKRNPFHPFSSFDTATLAGVAYGQTVLAKALQAAGIEWDSSQAHSALYDAQRTAELFCKICNAFRRKTT; encoded by the coding sequence ATGATCTTGAAGGACCTCAGTCCGACTCCGCCGTTCGTTCATGGCAAAATGCCGATGGCACACCGTTTCCGAGGATTCCTGCCGGTCGTCATCGACGTGGAATGCGGCGGCTTCAACCCGAATACCGATGCGCTGCTGGAAATCGGCGCAGTGCTGGTCGAGATCCAGGCCGACGGCACGCTGCTGCCCGGGGAAGGCTGGCGCTACCACGTGAAACCCTTCGAGGGCGCCAATATCGAGGCCGCATCGCTCGCGGTGAATGGCATCGATCCCTATCATCCGCTGCGTCCGGCGCTGTCCGAAAAGGAAGCGCTGACCCGCATGTTCCAGGAGGTGCGCAAGGCCATGAAGGGCAACGATTGCACCCGCGCCGTCCTGGTCGGGCACAATGCCATGTTCGATTTGAATTTCCTCAACGCCGCCGTTGCACGCACCGACATCAAGCGAAATCCATTTCATCCATTTTCGAGTTTCGACACGGCGACGCTGGCAGGCGTCGCCTACGGCCAGACCGTACTGGCGAAGGCGCTGCAGGCCGCCGGTATCGAGTGGGATTCCAGCCAGGCCCACTCGGCGCTTTACGACGCGCAGCGCACCGCCGAATTGTTCTGCAAGATCTGCAACGCGTTTCGTAGAAAAACTACTTAG
- the grxD gene encoding Grx4 family monothiol glutaredoxin has protein sequence MDIIERIKSQLSSNPVVLYMKGTPEFPQCGFSAAAVRALSAVGASYAHVNIFEEPELREALKQYSNWPTYPQLYVNGELIGGSDIIIEMYNSGELQKLVSGTK, from the coding sequence GTGGACATCATTGAACGCATCAAGTCGCAGCTGTCTTCCAACCCTGTCGTGCTGTACATGAAAGGCACGCCGGAGTTTCCGCAGTGCGGCTTTTCTGCGGCAGCCGTGCGGGCGCTGAGCGCAGTGGGCGCCAGCTATGCGCATGTGAATATTTTCGAGGAACCGGAACTGCGCGAGGCGCTCAAACAATACTCGAACTGGCCGACATATCCACAGCTCTATGTAAACGGCGAACTGATCGGCGGCTCGGACATCATTATCGAGATGTACAATAGCGGCGAACTGCAGAAGCTCGTCAGCGGCACTAAGTAG